The proteins below come from a single Mauremys reevesii isolate NIE-2019 linkage group 6, ASM1616193v1, whole genome shotgun sequence genomic window:
- the LOC120407965 gene encoding sialic acid-binding Ig-like lectin 15 — protein sequence MDPRCLCLWGLLTGVALRGGWAQPGWDMYVPPRITGLRGDSIVLPCNFTHPESNYMGDIQVIWKPDIFECLVSNSSTEPGRFNNCTTGQEPSGRYRLAGDPQQHNLSLHIAGLRFEDSREYKCRVVLRENPGWAYETKMGITLTVEARPSILNLTLLPGPLPVRVACTAEGNPVPNITWLGPAGSEVEQSQNLAGPQNQTTQELSVSRIGTYTCWAENMHGWAKRSVLVGPPLLLIILPAALLLLAGLLLLVLCCRWKGRGEVHPGQPLQRARPG from the exons GGGTTGCGCTGCGGGGCGGCTGGGCACAGCCGGGCTGGGACATGTATGTCCCCCCACGGATAACGGGGCTGAGAGGAGATTCCATTGTGCTGCCCTGCAACTTCACACACCCGGAATCCAACTACATGGGTGACATCCAGGTGATCTGGAAGCCCGATATTTTCGAATGCCTGGTGAGCAACAGCAGCACCGAGCCCGGCAGATTCAACAACTGCACGACGGGGCAGGAGCCGAGTGGGCGCTACCGCCTGGCTGGGGACCCCCAGCAGCACAACCTCTCCCTGCACATCGCAGGGCTGCGCTTCGAGGACAGCAGAGAGTACAAGTGCCGCGTGGTGCTCCGAGAAAATCCGGGTTGGGCCTACGAGACCAAGATGGGGATAACGCTCACCGTGGAAG cacgACCCAGCATCCTCAACCTCACGCTGCTCCCCGGCCCCCTCCCTGTGCGGGTGGCCTGCACAGCCGAGGGGAACCCCGTGCCCAACATCacatggctggggccggcggggagCGAGGTGGAGCAGTCGCAGAacctcgctgggccccagaaccAGACGACACAGGAGCTGTCAGTGAGCCGGATCGGGACCTACACCTGCTGGGCGGAGAACATGCACGGCTGGGCTAAGCGCTCGGTGCTTGTGGGGCCGCCCCTGCTGCTCATCATcctgccagcagccctgctcctgctcgcCGGCCTCCTGCTGCTCGTCCTCTGCTGCCGATGGAAAGGTAGGGGAGAGGTGCACCCGGGGCAGCCCCTGCAGCGGGCCCGGCCAGGGTAG